A single Lynx canadensis isolate LIC74 chromosome D2, mLynCan4.pri.v2, whole genome shotgun sequence DNA region contains:
- the MTG1 gene encoding mitochondrial ribosome-associated GTPase 1 isoform X3: MQSSLKLVDCIIEVHDARIPLSGRNPLFQETLGLKPHVLVLNKMDLADLKEQQKIIQHLEGEGLKNVVFTNCLQDENVKQIIPTVTGLVGSSCRYHRGESLEYCAMVIGIPNVGKSSLINALRRQHLGKGKATRVGGEPGITRAVMSRIQVCEWPLMFLLDTPGVLAPRIESVEMGLKLALCGTVLDHLVGEETLADYLLYTLNRHQLFGYVRHYGLGGACDDIASVLKQVAVTLGKTQKVKVLTGTGDVNVIQPNYPAAARDFLQTFRRGLLGPVMLDRDVLQRSPVAEP, from the exons ATGCAGAGCAGCCTAAAGTTGGTGGACTGTATCATCGAGGTCCATGATGCCCGG ATTCCACTTTCAGGCCGCAACCCTCTGTTTCAAGAAACCCTTGGGCTTAAGCCTCATGTGCTGGTCCTCAACAAAATGGACTTGGCGGATCTGAAAGAGCAGCAG AAAATTATACAGCACTTAGAAGGAGAAGGCCTAAAAAATGTTGTTTTCACCAACTGTTTACAGGATGAGAATGTCAAGCAG ATAATCCCGACGGTCACGGGACTGGTGGGGAGCAGCTGCCGCTATCATCGAGGAGAG AGTCTGGAGTACTGTGCCATGGTGATTGGCATCCCCAACGTGGGCAAATCCTCGCTCATCAACGCGCTCAGGAGACAGCACCTTGGGAAAG GGAAAGCTACCAGGGTGGGCGGCGAGCCTGGGATCACCAGAGCCGTGATGTCCAGAATCCAG GTGTGTGAGTGGCCGCTGATGTTCCTGCTGGACACTCCTGGGGTGCTGGCTCCTCGGATTGAAAGCGTGGAGATGGGCCTAAAGCTGGCCCTGTGTG GAACCGTGTTAGACCACCTTGTCGGGGAGGAGACCCTGGCGGACTACCTTCTCTACACCCTCAACAGGCACCAGCTCTTTGG GTACGTGCGGCACTATGGCCTGGGCGGCGCCTGTGACGACATCGCCAGCGTGCTGAAGCAGGTGGCTGTGACACTGGGGAAGACGCAGAAGGTGAAAGTGCTCACGGGCACGG gtGACGTGAACGTCATCCAGCCCAACTACCCTGCGGCAGCCCGAGACTTCCTCCAGACCTTCCGCAGGGGGCTGCTGGGCCCAGTGATGCTGGACAGGGATGTCCTGCAGAGGTCCCCCGTGGCAGAGCCCTGA
- the MTG1 gene encoding mitochondrial ribosome-associated GTPase 1 isoform X1, with amino-acid sequence MRLAFRALGGAAGVAWRESFPLGGRDVARWFPGHMAKGLKKMQSSLKLVDCIIEVHDARIPLSGRNPLFQETLGLKPHVLVLNKMDLADLKEQQKIIQHLEGEGLKNVVFTNCLQDENVKQIIPTVTGLVGSSCRYHRGESLEYCAMVIGIPNVGKSSLINALRRQHLGKGKATRVGGEPGITRAVMSRIQVCEWPLMFLLDTPGVLAPRIESVEMGLKLALCGTVLDHLVGEETLADYLLYTLNRHQLFGYVRHYGLGGACDDIASVLKQVAVTLGKTQKVKVLTGTGDVNVIQPNYPAAARDFLQTFRRGLLGPVMLDRDVLQRSPVAEP; translated from the exons ATGAGGCTAGCCTTCCGCGCACTGGGCGGCGCCGCCGGGGTCGCCTGGCGAGAGAGCTTCCCCCTGGGCGGTCGCGACGTGGCGCGCTGGTTCCCGGGCCACATGGCCAAGG ggCTGAAGAAGATGCAGAGCAGCCTAAAGTTGGTGGACTGTATCATCGAGGTCCATGATGCCCGG ATTCCACTTTCAGGCCGCAACCCTCTGTTTCAAGAAACCCTTGGGCTTAAGCCTCATGTGCTGGTCCTCAACAAAATGGACTTGGCGGATCTGAAAGAGCAGCAG AAAATTATACAGCACTTAGAAGGAGAAGGCCTAAAAAATGTTGTTTTCACCAACTGTTTACAGGATGAGAATGTCAAGCAG ATAATCCCGACGGTCACGGGACTGGTGGGGAGCAGCTGCCGCTATCATCGAGGAGAG AGTCTGGAGTACTGTGCCATGGTGATTGGCATCCCCAACGTGGGCAAATCCTCGCTCATCAACGCGCTCAGGAGACAGCACCTTGGGAAAG GGAAAGCTACCAGGGTGGGCGGCGAGCCTGGGATCACCAGAGCCGTGATGTCCAGAATCCAG GTGTGTGAGTGGCCGCTGATGTTCCTGCTGGACACTCCTGGGGTGCTGGCTCCTCGGATTGAAAGCGTGGAGATGGGCCTAAAGCTGGCCCTGTGTG GAACCGTGTTAGACCACCTTGTCGGGGAGGAGACCCTGGCGGACTACCTTCTCTACACCCTCAACAGGCACCAGCTCTTTGG GTACGTGCGGCACTATGGCCTGGGCGGCGCCTGTGACGACATCGCCAGCGTGCTGAAGCAGGTGGCTGTGACACTGGGGAAGACGCAGAAGGTGAAAGTGCTCACGGGCACGG gtGACGTGAACGTCATCCAGCCCAACTACCCTGCGGCAGCCCGAGACTTCCTCCAGACCTTCCGCAGGGGGCTGCTGGGCCCAGTGATGCTGGACAGGGATGTCCTGCAGAGGTCCCCCGTGGCAGAGCCCTGA
- the MTG1 gene encoding mitochondrial ribosome-associated GTPase 1 isoform X4 produces MRLAFRALGGAAGVAWRESFPLGGRDVARWFPGHMAKGLKKMQSSLKLVDCIIEVHDARIPLSGRNPLFQETLGLKPHVLVLNKMDLADLKEQQKIIQHLEGEGLKNVVFTNCLQDENVKQIIPTVTGLVGSSCRYHRGESLEYCAMVIGIPNVGKSSLINALRRQHLGKGKATRVGGEPGITRAVMSRIQVCEWPLMFLLDTPGVLAPRIESVEMGLKLALCGTVLDHLVGEETLADYLLYTLNRHQLFGYVRHYGLGGACDDIASVLKQVAVTLGKTQKVT; encoded by the exons ATGAGGCTAGCCTTCCGCGCACTGGGCGGCGCCGCCGGGGTCGCCTGGCGAGAGAGCTTCCCCCTGGGCGGTCGCGACGTGGCGCGCTGGTTCCCGGGCCACATGGCCAAGG ggCTGAAGAAGATGCAGAGCAGCCTAAAGTTGGTGGACTGTATCATCGAGGTCCATGATGCCCGG ATTCCACTTTCAGGCCGCAACCCTCTGTTTCAAGAAACCCTTGGGCTTAAGCCTCATGTGCTGGTCCTCAACAAAATGGACTTGGCGGATCTGAAAGAGCAGCAG AAAATTATACAGCACTTAGAAGGAGAAGGCCTAAAAAATGTTGTTTTCACCAACTGTTTACAGGATGAGAATGTCAAGCAG ATAATCCCGACGGTCACGGGACTGGTGGGGAGCAGCTGCCGCTATCATCGAGGAGAG AGTCTGGAGTACTGTGCCATGGTGATTGGCATCCCCAACGTGGGCAAATCCTCGCTCATCAACGCGCTCAGGAGACAGCACCTTGGGAAAG GGAAAGCTACCAGGGTGGGCGGCGAGCCTGGGATCACCAGAGCCGTGATGTCCAGAATCCAG GTGTGTGAGTGGCCGCTGATGTTCCTGCTGGACACTCCTGGGGTGCTGGCTCCTCGGATTGAAAGCGTGGAGATGGGCCTAAAGCTGGCCCTGTGTG GAACCGTGTTAGACCACCTTGTCGGGGAGGAGACCCTGGCGGACTACCTTCTCTACACCCTCAACAGGCACCAGCTCTTTGG GTACGTGCGGCACTATGGCCTGGGCGGCGCCTGTGACGACATCGCCAGCGTGCTGAAGCAGGTGGCTGTGACACTGGGGAAGACGCAGAAG gtGACGTGA
- the MTG1 gene encoding mitochondrial ribosome-associated GTPase 1 isoform X2 gives MMPGYPLVVVILWFMIRNLYMHTCRNPLFQETLGLKPHVLVLNKMDLADLKEQQKIIQHLEGEGLKNVVFTNCLQDENVKQIIPTVTGLVGSSCRYHRGESLEYCAMVIGIPNVGKSSLINALRRQHLGKGKATRVGGEPGITRAVMSRIQVCEWPLMFLLDTPGVLAPRIESVEMGLKLALCGTVLDHLVGEETLADYLLYTLNRHQLFGYVRHYGLGGACDDIASVLKQVAVTLGKTQKVKVLTGTGDVNVIQPNYPAAARDFLQTFRRGLLGPVMLDRDVLQRSPVAEP, from the exons ATGATGCCCGGATATCCTTTAGTGGTTGTAATACTGTGGTTTATGATAAGAAAtctatatatgcacacat GCCGCAACCCTCTGTTTCAAGAAACCCTTGGGCTTAAGCCTCATGTGCTGGTCCTCAACAAAATGGACTTGGCGGATCTGAAAGAGCAGCAG AAAATTATACAGCACTTAGAAGGAGAAGGCCTAAAAAATGTTGTTTTCACCAACTGTTTACAGGATGAGAATGTCAAGCAG ATAATCCCGACGGTCACGGGACTGGTGGGGAGCAGCTGCCGCTATCATCGAGGAGAG AGTCTGGAGTACTGTGCCATGGTGATTGGCATCCCCAACGTGGGCAAATCCTCGCTCATCAACGCGCTCAGGAGACAGCACCTTGGGAAAG GGAAAGCTACCAGGGTGGGCGGCGAGCCTGGGATCACCAGAGCCGTGATGTCCAGAATCCAG GTGTGTGAGTGGCCGCTGATGTTCCTGCTGGACACTCCTGGGGTGCTGGCTCCTCGGATTGAAAGCGTGGAGATGGGCCTAAAGCTGGCCCTGTGTG GAACCGTGTTAGACCACCTTGTCGGGGAGGAGACCCTGGCGGACTACCTTCTCTACACCCTCAACAGGCACCAGCTCTTTGG GTACGTGCGGCACTATGGCCTGGGCGGCGCCTGTGACGACATCGCCAGCGTGCTGAAGCAGGTGGCTGTGACACTGGGGAAGACGCAGAAGGTGAAAGTGCTCACGGGCACGG gtGACGTGAACGTCATCCAGCCCAACTACCCTGCGGCAGCCCGAGACTTCCTCCAGACCTTCCGCAGGGGGCTGCTGGGCCCAGTGATGCTGGACAGGGATGTCCTGCAGAGGTCCCCCGTGGCAGAGCCCTGA